A single window of Pseudarthrobacter defluvii DNA harbors:
- a CDS encoding PucR family transcriptional regulator has translation MPAAASTSPKRKPSPPKVTPEKSETLKQLRASVGQLSTTTMRKLEQSLPWYSRLSADERSALGMVAQNGIAAFVTWYERPSSPSWILTDVFGTAPTELTRSISLQKALQLIRIVVEVVEDQVPVIAPEADQPALREAVLRYSREVAFAAADVYARAAESRGSWDTRLEALIVDAILRGENTDALRSRIAALGWKAQERFTVMVGNSPSEPSASYVSELRRMAGRYAEDALVGIQGDRLILILGGVQDRETAYVKLSDMFAPGPVVYGPEASSLLEASGSAQSAFAGLTAARAWPSAPRPVAADDLLPERVISGDDAARRSLVKNIYRPLLAASNGLVETLGTYLELGHSLEATARELFVHANTVRYRLKRVCDVTGWDPLLPREAFVLQAALVVGRLSAPPKAATERQASRNQA, from the coding sequence ATGCCAGCAGCAGCCAGTACGTCCCCGAAGCGGAAACCGTCCCCGCCGAAGGTCACCCCGGAGAAGTCCGAAACCCTCAAGCAGCTCCGTGCCAGCGTGGGACAACTTTCCACTACAACCATGCGCAAGCTCGAGCAGTCGCTGCCCTGGTACAGCCGGCTTAGCGCCGATGAGCGCTCTGCACTGGGCATGGTGGCGCAGAATGGGATCGCGGCTTTTGTCACCTGGTACGAGCGGCCCAGCTCACCGTCGTGGATCCTTACCGACGTTTTCGGGACCGCCCCCACGGAACTGACCCGTTCAATCAGCCTGCAAAAGGCGCTGCAGCTGATCAGGATCGTGGTGGAAGTGGTGGAGGACCAGGTGCCGGTCATCGCCCCCGAGGCCGACCAGCCAGCCTTGCGGGAGGCCGTCCTGAGGTATTCGCGGGAAGTCGCCTTTGCGGCGGCTGACGTCTATGCCAGGGCCGCGGAGTCCCGCGGCTCCTGGGACACCCGGTTGGAAGCCCTGATCGTGGATGCGATCCTTCGCGGCGAGAACACGGACGCCCTGCGCTCCCGGATTGCAGCGCTGGGCTGGAAGGCCCAGGAGCGGTTCACCGTCATGGTGGGCAATTCGCCGTCAGAACCCAGCGCCAGCTATGTCAGCGAGCTGCGGCGGATGGCCGGACGGTATGCCGAGGACGCGCTGGTGGGAATCCAGGGCGACCGGCTGATCCTCATCCTCGGCGGAGTCCAGGACCGCGAAACTGCATACGTGAAGCTCAGCGATATGTTCGCCCCCGGGCCTGTGGTTTACGGACCCGAGGCCAGCTCACTGCTGGAGGCCAGCGGCTCCGCGCAATCGGCGTTTGCCGGGCTCACGGCTGCACGCGCCTGGCCCTCCGCGCCCCGTCCCGTAGCCGCGGATGACCTGCTGCCGGAGCGGGTCATCTCCGGGGACGACGCCGCCCGCCGCTCCCTGGTGAAGAACATCTACCGGCCCCTCCTGGCGGCTTCCAACGGCCTGGTGGAGACGCTGGGAACCTACCTGGAACTGGGCCACTCGCTGGAGGCCACGGCACGGGAACTCTTCGTCCACGCCAACACCGTCCGGTACCGCCTGAAGCGGGTCTGCGACGTCACGGGCTGGGACCCGCTGCTGCCGCGGGAGGCATTCGTACTCCAGGCGGCACTGGTGGTGGGGCGTCTTTCGGCTCCACCCAAGGCCGCCACGGAGCGGCAGGCTTCCCGGAACCAGGCCTGA
- the aceE gene encoding pyruvate dehydrogenase (acetyl-transferring), homodimeric type, with translation MAAGEETSHILSGLTNQLPDRDPEETAEWVESLDALIREQGTERAQYIMRSLLQRAGAQSVGVPMVTTTDYVNTIPVDQEAEFPGNEEYERRYRAYMRWNAAVMVHRAQRPDIGVGGHISTYAGAATLYEVGFNHFFRGKDHAGGGDQVFFQGHASPGMYARAFMEGRLSEEDLDGFRQEKSREGHALSSYPHPRLMPHFWEFPTVSMGIGPMNAIYQAQNNRYLHNRGLKDTSDQQVWAFLGDGEMDEPESRGLLQLAANENLDNLNFVINCNLQRLDGPVRGNGKIMQELEAFFRGAGWNVIKVVWGREWDDLLTRDTDGSLVKIMNETVDGDYQTYKAESGGFVREHFFGKTPQTKDLVADLTDDQIWNLKRGGHDYRKVYAAYKAATEFKGKPTVILAHTVKGYGLGPHFEGRNATHQMKKLTLDDLKKFRDHLRIPVTDEQLEKDSYRPPYYHPGNDAPEIKYMMERRAALGGSVPERRDTHAEIELPEAKSYEVAKRGSGKQMAATTMAFVRLLKDLMRDKSFGKHIAPIIPDEARTFGMDAFFPTAKIYNPKGQNYLSVDRDLVLAYKESPAGQLIHPGINEAGAVAAFTAAGTSYATHGIPLVPVYVFYSMFGFQRTGDAFWAAGDQMTRGFIIGATAGRTTLTGEGLQHADGHSPLLASTNPAVLTYDPAYGYEIGHIVRSGLERMYGAESTDKNVMYYLTVYNEPILQPAEPENLDVEGVIKGIYLLAPAKIDGPRTQILASGVSVPWALEAQRVLADDWNVSADVWSVTSWNELRRDGLAAEEEAFLNPGQPTRVPFVTQQLEGATGPIVAVSDYMKAVPDQIRQFVPNEFATLGADGFGFSDTRAAARRYFKNDTHSIVVRALEMLARRGEVDVDAPVKAIEKYKLLNVNAGTTGNAGGEA, from the coding sequence GTGGCTGCAGGAGAAGAGACCTCCCATATCCTCAGCGGGTTGACTAACCAGCTGCCTGATCGTGATCCGGAAGAAACTGCCGAGTGGGTTGAGTCCCTGGATGCGTTGATCAGGGAACAGGGCACCGAGCGTGCCCAATACATCATGCGGAGCCTGCTGCAGCGCGCGGGCGCGCAGAGCGTGGGGGTCCCGATGGTGACCACCACCGATTACGTGAACACCATCCCGGTGGACCAGGAAGCCGAATTCCCCGGGAACGAGGAATACGAGCGCCGGTACCGGGCGTACATGCGGTGGAACGCCGCGGTCATGGTGCACCGGGCGCAGCGGCCCGATATCGGCGTCGGCGGGCACATCTCCACCTACGCCGGGGCCGCGACCCTGTACGAGGTGGGGTTCAACCACTTCTTCCGCGGCAAGGACCACGCCGGCGGCGGGGACCAGGTCTTCTTCCAGGGCCACGCCTCCCCCGGCATGTACGCCCGCGCGTTCATGGAAGGCCGCCTGTCCGAGGAGGACCTGGACGGGTTCCGGCAGGAAAAGTCCCGCGAAGGCCACGCCCTGTCCTCCTACCCGCACCCGCGCCTGATGCCGCACTTCTGGGAATTCCCCACCGTGTCCATGGGCATCGGGCCGATGAACGCGATCTACCAGGCCCAGAACAACCGCTACCTGCACAACCGGGGCCTGAAAGACACCTCGGACCAGCAGGTCTGGGCGTTCCTTGGCGACGGGGAAATGGACGAACCCGAATCCCGCGGCCTGCTCCAGCTCGCCGCCAACGAGAACCTGGACAACCTGAACTTCGTGATCAACTGCAACCTCCAGCGCCTGGACGGCCCGGTGCGCGGCAACGGCAAGATCATGCAGGAACTCGAAGCGTTCTTCCGCGGCGCGGGCTGGAACGTGATCAAGGTCGTCTGGGGCCGGGAATGGGATGACCTGCTCACCCGCGACACCGACGGGTCCCTGGTAAAGATCATGAACGAAACCGTCGACGGCGACTACCAGACCTACAAGGCAGAATCCGGCGGGTTCGTCCGCGAACACTTCTTCGGCAAAACCCCCCAGACCAAGGACCTCGTCGCGGACCTGACCGATGACCAGATCTGGAACCTCAAACGCGGCGGCCACGACTACCGCAAGGTCTACGCCGCGTACAAAGCCGCCACCGAATTCAAGGGCAAACCCACCGTCATCCTCGCCCACACCGTCAAGGGCTACGGCCTCGGCCCGCACTTCGAGGGCCGCAACGCCACCCACCAAATGAAGAAGCTCACCCTGGATGACCTGAAGAAGTTCCGCGACCACCTGCGGATCCCGGTCACCGACGAGCAGCTGGAGAAGGACTCGTACCGGCCGCCGTACTACCACCCCGGTAACGACGCCCCGGAAATCAAGTACATGATGGAGCGCCGGGCGGCCCTGGGCGGGTCCGTCCCGGAGCGCCGCGACACCCACGCCGAGATCGAATTGCCCGAGGCGAAGTCCTACGAGGTGGCCAAGCGCGGTTCGGGCAAGCAGATGGCCGCCACCACCATGGCGTTCGTCAGGCTCCTGAAGGACCTGATGCGGGATAAGAGCTTCGGCAAGCACATCGCCCCGATCATTCCGGACGAAGCCCGCACCTTCGGCATGGATGCGTTCTTCCCCACCGCCAAGATCTACAACCCCAAGGGCCAGAACTACCTGTCGGTGGACCGTGACCTGGTCCTGGCCTACAAGGAATCCCCCGCAGGCCAGCTGATCCACCCGGGCATCAACGAAGCCGGCGCCGTGGCAGCGTTCACCGCCGCCGGAACCTCCTACGCCACCCACGGCATCCCGCTGGTCCCGGTCTACGTGTTCTACTCCATGTTCGGCTTCCAACGCACCGGCGACGCCTTCTGGGCCGCCGGAGACCAGATGACCCGCGGCTTCATCATCGGCGCCACCGCAGGACGGACCACCCTCACCGGCGAAGGCCTCCAGCACGCCGACGGCCACTCCCCCCTGCTGGCCTCCACCAACCCCGCCGTACTCACCTACGACCCCGCCTACGGCTACGAAATCGGACACATCGTCCGCTCAGGCCTGGAACGGATGTACGGTGCGGAGTCCACGGACAAGAACGTCATGTACTACCTCACCGTGTACAACGAGCCCATCCTCCAGCCCGCAGAACCCGAGAACCTCGACGTCGAAGGCGTCATCAAGGGCATCTACCTGCTCGCCCCGGCAAAGATCGACGGTCCCCGCACCCAGATCCTCGCCTCCGGCGTCTCCGTGCCCTGGGCCCTCGAAGCCCAGCGCGTGCTGGCCGATGACTGGAACGTCTCCGCCGACGTCTGGTCCGTGACCTCCTGGAACGAACTGCGCCGCGACGGCCTCGCCGCCGAAGAAGAAGCCTTCCTCAACCCCGGCCAGCCCACCCGCGTCCCCTTCGTCACCCAGCAACTCGAAGGAGCCACCGGCCCCATCGTCGCCGTCTCGGACTACATGAAAGCCGTCCCGGACCAGATCCGGCAGTTCGTCCCCAACGAATTCGCCACCCTCGGCGCCGACGGCTTCGGCTTCTCCGACACCCGCGCAGCAGCCCGCCGCTACTTCAAGAACGACACCCACTCCATCGTGGTCCGCGCCCTTGAAATGCTGGCGCGCCGCGGCGAGGTGGATGTCGACGCCCCGGTCAAGGCAATTGAGAAGTACAAGCTGCTCAACGTGAACGCCGGCACCACCGGCAACGCGGGCGGCGAGGCCTAG
- a CDS encoding DUF3052 domain-containing protein, which yields MSEADAATSVNVAEKLGFKNGDLIQEFGYDDDVDFDLRDDIEDLTGSELLDEDDHEVADAVILWWRDGDGDLVDSLMDSLTTLSENGIVWVLTPKSGRDGYVSPADIQEAAPTAGLHVTTSAGVSKDWSAARLVSRKNK from the coding sequence GTGAGCGAGGCCGACGCCGCCACTTCGGTAAATGTGGCGGAAAAATTAGGTTTCAAAAACGGGGATCTGATTCAGGAGTTCGGTTACGACGACGATGTCGATTTCGACTTGCGTGACGATATTGAGGACCTCACCGGTTCCGAATTGCTGGACGAGGACGATCACGAGGTGGCGGACGCCGTCATCCTGTGGTGGCGCGACGGCGACGGCGACCTGGTGGACAGCCTGATGGATTCGCTCACCACCCTGAGCGAAAACGGCATTGTCTGGGTCCTCACCCCCAAATCCGGCCGGGACGGCTACGTGTCACCAGCGGACATCCAGGAAGCGGCACCAACCGCCGGCCTGCATGTCACCACGTCAGCCGGGGTATCGAAGGACTGGAGCGCCGCCCGCCTGGTCAGCAGGAAGAACAAGTGA
- a CDS encoding peroxiredoxin, which translates to MTAAVEAASAAVPELGTTAPDFELTNQYGEPVRLSSFRGHNVALVFYPFAFSGICTGELCEIRDNLGLFEDSNAVVLGVSVDSKFSLRAYAAQEGYTFDLLADFWPHGAVASAYGVFDAGSGMAKRATFIIDSEGRVRYSVVNPRGQARDFNEYRTALAELKQA; encoded by the coding sequence GTGACGGCAGCGGTTGAGGCCGCTTCTGCAGCTGTCCCGGAGCTGGGCACAACAGCGCCGGACTTCGAACTCACCAACCAGTATGGCGAGCCCGTGCGGCTGTCCTCCTTCCGCGGGCACAACGTCGCGCTGGTTTTTTATCCTTTCGCGTTCTCCGGTATCTGCACCGGAGAGTTGTGCGAAATACGGGACAACCTGGGCCTGTTCGAGGACTCCAACGCTGTGGTCCTGGGGGTGTCCGTAGACAGCAAGTTCAGCCTGCGCGCCTATGCCGCGCAGGAAGGCTACACCTTCGACCTCCTCGCCGACTTCTGGCCGCACGGCGCCGTCGCCAGTGCGTATGGAGTGTTCGACGCCGGCAGCGGCATGGCCAAACGGGCAACCTTCATCATCGATTCCGAGGGCAGGGTCCGCTACAGCGTGGTGAACCCCCGCGGCCAGGCGCGCGACTTCAACGAATACCGCACCGCGCTGGCCGAGTTGAAGCAGGCCTGA
- a CDS encoding NAD-dependent protein deacetylase codes for MPEQRAGTGLTGFASMKAVPPAPPSGEELEVLARIRDLLAGAPFALLTGAGLSTDSGIPDYRGPDSPPRSPMTYQEFVRHSGNRQRYWARNHIGWSHMRHADPNQGHYSAAELERRGYLTGLITQNVDRLHQDAGSSNVVDLHGRYDQVICLDCGRTYSRQLLVGVFQELNPGFLERAAASGLVEMAPDADATVEDQALIDSFVVALCPACGGTLKPDFVYFGENVPKERVERSYALVDQAAALVVAGSSLTVMSGLRFVRHAAKEDKPVVIINRGPTRGDDRATIKLEAGVSQALGYLAAELPSL; via the coding sequence ATGCCTGAGCAGCGGGCGGGAACAGGCCTTACCGGCTTTGCCAGCATGAAGGCCGTCCCCCCTGCGCCGCCTTCAGGGGAGGAGCTGGAGGTGCTGGCCCGGATCCGGGACCTGCTCGCCGGTGCCCCTTTCGCCCTGCTGACGGGTGCTGGGCTCAGTACCGACTCCGGCATCCCCGATTACCGCGGCCCGGACTCCCCGCCCCGGTCGCCCATGACCTACCAGGAGTTTGTCCGCCACTCCGGGAACCGGCAGCGTTACTGGGCCAGGAACCATATTGGGTGGTCGCACATGCGGCACGCGGACCCCAACCAGGGCCACTACTCGGCCGCGGAACTGGAACGGCGCGGCTACCTCACGGGGCTGATCACGCAGAATGTCGACCGGCTGCACCAGGACGCGGGCAGCTCGAATGTCGTCGATCTCCACGGCAGGTATGACCAGGTGATCTGCCTCGACTGCGGACGTACCTACTCGCGGCAGCTCCTGGTTGGTGTCTTCCAGGAACTCAACCCCGGTTTCCTGGAGCGCGCTGCAGCCAGCGGACTGGTGGAAATGGCGCCGGATGCTGATGCCACGGTGGAGGACCAGGCCCTGATCGACAGTTTTGTGGTGGCCCTTTGTCCTGCCTGCGGCGGAACACTGAAGCCGGATTTCGTCTACTTCGGGGAAAACGTCCCCAAAGAACGGGTGGAACGCTCCTATGCTCTGGTGGATCAGGCAGCTGCCCTGGTGGTTGCCGGTTCTTCCCTGACCGTCATGAGCGGGCTGCGTTTTGTCAGGCACGCGGCAAAGGAGGACAAGCCAGTCGTCATCATCAACAGGGGTCCCACGCGCGGTGATGACAGGGCAACCATCAAACTGGAAGCGGGGGTCAGCCAGGCGCTGGGCTACCTTGCCGCGGAACTTCCTTCGCTGTAA
- a CDS encoding FadR/GntR family transcriptional regulator: MTSSLHHRAIENLGTRIISGDLPAGHVMLAEQLEDELKVSRSVIREAVRVLQSLGLVETTKRVGIRVLPASRWNPFDPQVIRWRLASNARGAQLRSLAELRAAVEPAAAELAAQNAPAQLRMELVDVARALREAGNNGEVARFLELDIRFHSLLLSGSGNEMFANLMGQVAETLTGRTVHGLMPDHPHQAALQWHEDVAEAIARGDAASAREASDRIMRRTMSQMADTWTEQPRVFIPVRQ, from the coding sequence ATGACCAGCAGCCTCCACCACCGTGCCATCGAGAACCTGGGCACCCGGATCATCTCGGGGGACCTCCCGGCCGGCCACGTGATGCTGGCGGAGCAGCTGGAGGATGAGCTGAAGGTCTCCCGTTCGGTGATCCGGGAAGCTGTACGGGTCCTGCAGTCGCTTGGACTGGTGGAAACCACCAAGCGCGTTGGAATCCGGGTACTGCCAGCAAGCCGCTGGAATCCCTTCGATCCGCAGGTGATCCGGTGGCGCCTGGCCAGCAACGCCCGCGGCGCCCAGCTGCGCTCCCTTGCCGAACTGCGGGCGGCGGTGGAACCGGCGGCTGCCGAGTTGGCGGCACAGAACGCCCCGGCGCAATTGCGGATGGAACTCGTTGATGTTGCCCGTGCCCTGCGGGAGGCGGGCAACAACGGCGAAGTTGCCCGCTTCCTGGAACTGGATATCCGGTTCCATTCGCTGCTGCTCTCAGGTTCGGGCAATGAGATGTTCGCCAACCTCATGGGCCAGGTGGCCGAAACGCTGACGGGCCGCACGGTGCATGGGCTGATGCCGGACCACCCGCACCAGGCCGCCCTGCAATGGCATGAGGACGTGGCGGAGGCGATCGCGAGGGGTGATGCTGCGTCTGCCCGTGAGGCGTCGGACCGGATCATGCGGCGGACCATGTCCCAGATGGCCGACACCTGGACGGAGCAACCGCGGGTCTTCATCCCCGTCCGGCAGTAA
- the gndA gene encoding NADP-dependent phosphogluconate dehydrogenase encodes MSAHIGVTGLAVMGANLARNLARNGFTVALHNRSVEKTDALLEKHGSEGDFIRTETLQELVDSLEKPRRVLIMVKAGKPVDSVIEQLEPLLEPGDIIIDAGNSHYEDTRRREAALAKKDLHFVGVGVSGGEEGALNGPSIMPGGSKESYKALGPLLEKISAKVDGEPCCAWIGTDGAGHFVKMVHNGIEYADMQVIGEAFDLLRSGAGIEPAEQAKIFSEWNKSELSSFLIEISAEVLGHVDAKTGKPFVDVVVDAAGQKGTGRWTVISALELGSPVSGIAESVFARALSSQAGQRKLGQELLAGNEATVEIPETFVEDVRQALYASKLVSYAQGLDMLTSAAKEYGWDLKLDEIASLWRAGCIIRAELLKDITKAYAADEKPANLLFAPAFTKAIADALPAWRRVVATAVQLGIPVPVFSSSLAYYDGLRRKRVAAALIQGQRDLFGAHTYGRIDTEGTFHTLWGEDKSEVEAVDTY; translated from the coding sequence ATGTCTGCACACATCGGTGTCACCGGCCTCGCCGTCATGGGCGCCAACCTTGCCCGCAACCTCGCCCGGAACGGGTTTACCGTTGCGCTGCACAACAGGTCGGTTGAGAAGACGGACGCGCTGCTGGAAAAGCACGGTTCGGAGGGTGACTTCATCCGGACTGAGACCCTGCAGGAACTGGTTGACTCCCTGGAGAAGCCGCGCCGCGTACTCATCATGGTCAAGGCCGGCAAGCCCGTGGACTCTGTCATCGAACAGCTGGAGCCGCTGCTGGAGCCCGGCGACATCATCATCGACGCCGGCAACTCCCACTACGAGGACACCCGCCGCCGGGAGGCAGCCCTGGCTAAGAAGGACCTGCACTTCGTGGGCGTCGGCGTGTCCGGCGGCGAGGAAGGCGCCCTGAACGGCCCGTCCATCATGCCGGGCGGTTCCAAGGAGTCCTACAAGGCCCTGGGTCCGCTGCTCGAGAAGATTTCCGCAAAGGTCGACGGCGAGCCCTGCTGCGCCTGGATCGGCACCGACGGAGCGGGGCACTTCGTCAAGATGGTCCACAACGGCATTGAATACGCCGACATGCAGGTCATCGGCGAGGCGTTCGACCTGCTGCGTTCCGGCGCTGGCATCGAGCCCGCCGAGCAGGCAAAGATCTTCTCCGAGTGGAACAAGAGCGAGCTGTCGTCCTTCCTGATTGAGATCTCCGCCGAAGTCCTGGGCCATGTTGACGCCAAGACCGGCAAGCCGTTCGTCGACGTCGTCGTTGACGCCGCCGGCCAGAAGGGTACGGGCCGCTGGACCGTCATCTCCGCCCTGGAACTTGGCTCGCCGGTATCCGGCATCGCCGAATCCGTTTTCGCCCGCGCCCTCTCCTCCCAGGCCGGGCAGCGGAAGCTGGGCCAGGAACTGCTGGCGGGCAACGAGGCCACCGTGGAAATCCCGGAGACGTTTGTCGAGGACGTCCGCCAGGCCCTGTACGCCTCCAAGCTGGTCTCCTACGCCCAGGGCCTGGACATGCTGACCTCCGCAGCCAAGGAGTACGGCTGGGACCTGAAGCTGGACGAAATTGCTTCCCTGTGGCGCGCCGGCTGCATCATCCGCGCGGAGCTGCTCAAGGACATCACCAAGGCGTACGCTGCGGACGAGAAGCCGGCCAACCTGCTGTTCGCCCCGGCGTTCACCAAGGCCATCGCCGACGCCCTCCCCGCCTGGCGCCGCGTGGTCGCCACCGCCGTCCAGCTCGGCATCCCCGTGCCGGTGTTCTCCTCATCGCTGGCCTACTACGATGGCCTGCGCCGCAAGCGCGTAGCCGCCGCCCTGATCCAGGGCCAGCGCGACCTGTTCGGCGCTCACACCTACGGACGCATCGACACCGAAGGGACGTTCCACACGCTGTGGGGCGAGGACAAGTCCGAAGTTGAAGCGGTGGACACCTACTAG
- the epsC gene encoding serine O-acetyltransferase EpsC: protein MGFFARLKEDLDAARSHDPAARGSFENFFAYSGLHAIWIHRLTHRMWQNPALRFPARLLSQLGRSWTGIEIHPGATIGRRFFIDHGMGVVIGETAEIGEDVMIYHGVTLGGRSLARIKRHPTIGDRVTIGAGAKVLGPITIGRDSAVGANAVVVKDAPPESIVTGVPAKWRHRDAQRETKPAVDPAEYDIEYRI from the coding sequence GTGGGCTTTTTCGCAAGACTGAAGGAAGACCTCGACGCCGCCCGGTCCCACGACCCGGCGGCTCGAGGTTCTTTTGAGAACTTTTTCGCCTATTCCGGCCTGCATGCCATCTGGATCCACCGGCTGACCCACCGCATGTGGCAGAACCCTGCGCTCCGCTTCCCGGCGCGCCTCCTGTCCCAGCTGGGACGCTCCTGGACCGGTATTGAAATTCATCCCGGCGCCACGATCGGCAGGCGGTTCTTCATTGACCACGGCATGGGCGTGGTCATCGGCGAGACCGCCGAGATCGGCGAGGACGTGATGATCTACCACGGAGTGACGCTCGGCGGCCGCTCACTGGCCAGGATCAAGCGGCACCCCACCATCGGCGACCGGGTCACCATCGGCGCCGGAGCAAAGGTCCTGGGGCCCATCACCATCGGCCGGGACAGTGCCGTAGGCGCCAACGCAGTGGTGGTCAAGGATGCGCCGCCGGAATCAATTGTCACCGGGGTTCCCGCCAAGTGGCGGCACCGCGATGCGCAGCGGGAAACCAAGCCCGCGGTGGATCCGGCCGAGTATGACATCGAATACCGCATCTGA
- the cysK gene encoding cysteine synthase A, which translates to MARIYDDVTQLVGGTPLVRLNRLSEGLDATVAVKLEFYNPANSVKDRIGVAIIDAAEKSGALKPGGTIVEGTSGNTGIALAMVGAARGYKVILTMPETMSTERRVMLRAFGAEIVLTPGSEGMRGAVEKAQEIVANTENSIWAQQFANEANPEIHRKTTAEEVWADTDGAVDIFVAGIGTGGTITGVGQVLKERKPGVQIVAVEPKDSAILNGGAPGPHKIQGLGANFIPELLDTNVYDEVLDATLEDSVRVARDLGVKEGILGGISSGAIVWGALELAKRPENAGKLIVAVVCDFGERYISTVLYDDIRG; encoded by the coding sequence ATGGCACGGATCTATGACGATGTGACGCAACTGGTCGGCGGGACGCCGCTGGTCCGGTTGAACCGGCTCAGCGAGGGGCTGGACGCCACCGTTGCCGTGAAGCTGGAGTTCTACAACCCGGCCAACAGCGTCAAGGACCGCATCGGCGTTGCCATCATCGACGCGGCGGAAAAATCCGGCGCCCTGAAGCCCGGCGGCACCATCGTCGAAGGCACCTCCGGCAACACAGGCATCGCCCTTGCCATGGTGGGTGCCGCCCGCGGCTACAAGGTCATCCTCACCATGCCCGAGACCATGTCCACCGAACGCCGCGTCATGCTGCGCGCCTTCGGTGCCGAGATCGTCCTCACCCCGGGATCCGAGGGTATGCGCGGCGCCGTCGAAAAGGCCCAGGAAATCGTGGCCAACACCGAAAACTCCATCTGGGCGCAGCAGTTCGCCAATGAAGCCAACCCGGAGATCCACCGCAAGACCACCGCTGAGGAGGTCTGGGCCGATACCGATGGCGCCGTGGACATCTTCGTTGCCGGCATCGGCACCGGCGGAACCATCACCGGCGTGGGCCAGGTCCTGAAGGAGCGCAAGCCCGGCGTGCAGATCGTGGCCGTGGAACCGAAGGACTCCGCCATCCTGAACGGCGGCGCCCCCGGCCCGCACAAGATCCAGGGCTTGGGCGCGAACTTCATCCCGGAGCTGCTGGACACCAACGTCTACGACGAGGTCCTGGACGCCACCCTGGAGGACTCGGTCCGCGTGGCACGCGACCTGGGTGTCAAGGAGGGCATCCTGGGTGGCATCTCCTCGGGCGCCATCGTCTGGGGTGCCCTGGAACTGGCAAAGCGCCCGGAGAACGCGGGCAAGCTGATTGTGGCGGTCGTCTGCGACTTCGGGGAGCGTTACATCTCCACCGTGCTCTATGACGACATCCGCGGCTGA
- the msrA gene encoding peptide-methionine (S)-S-oxide reductase MsrA — translation MKTFVLGGGCFWCLDAVYQKTRGVTSVVSGYTGGHDPEPDYYSVCSGTTGHAEVVAVTFDEEVIPAEVVLDMFFALHDPTTLNRQGYDVGTQYRSSMFYETDEEKILFEEAIDRNQALWSHPIVTEVSRLPRFHVAEEFHQNYYAKYPEQGYCQVIINPKLAKARKYYSAWLNA, via the coding sequence ATGAAAACTTTTGTTCTTGGCGGAGGCTGCTTTTGGTGCCTCGACGCCGTCTACCAGAAGACCAGGGGCGTCACGTCAGTGGTGTCGGGCTACACCGGGGGCCACGATCCGGAGCCTGACTACTATTCGGTCTGCAGCGGCACCACCGGTCACGCGGAAGTTGTAGCGGTGACCTTCGACGAGGAGGTCATCCCTGCCGAGGTTGTCCTGGACATGTTCTTCGCCCTGCATGACCCCACCACGCTGAACCGCCAGGGATACGACGTAGGCACCCAGTACCGTTCCTCGATGTTCTACGAAACCGACGAGGAGAAGATCCTGTTCGAGGAAGCAATCGACCGCAACCAGGCGCTGTGGTCCCATCCCATCGTCACCGAAGTCAGCCGGCTGCCGCGGTTCCATGTCGCGGAGGAATTCCACCAGAACTACTACGCCAAATACCCGGAGCAGGGGTACTGCCAGGTGATCATCAACCCTAAGCTGGCCAAGGCGCGGAAATATTACTCTGCATGGCTTAACGCTTAG